The Microbacterium sp. LKL04 sequence GGTGCCGCCGGGGAGAGCGCGTTGCTCCGCAGGACCTTCGCGGCGATCGCCGCATCCACCGTGAACGGATCGACGCCGGCATCCTTCAGAATCCGGTGCTTGCGCACCGCGACGACGATCCCGAACACGGCGACGCCGATGATCACGACGACCACGAGCCCGAACACCGCACCGAACGCGTCTCCGGCCGCACCCATGTCCGGCCCCGGCATCCCGGGATCGAAGAACCCGCTGTCCCCCTCGTCCGGCACCGGCAACACCGGTGCGGAACGGACTGCATCGACGACTCCCCCATGGACCATCATGGGCTCACCCTAGCGGGCGAGGCGCGGATCAGCGGGAGATCGGGTACTCCCGCTCGGCGGCCCCCGTGTACAGCTGCTGCGGGCGGCCGATCTTGGTCTGCGGGTCGTTCTGCATCTCGCGCCAGTGGGCGAGCCAGCCCGGCAGGCGTCCGATCGCGAACAGCGGAGTGAACATCCGCGTGGGGAAGCCCATCGCCTTGTAGATGACGCCCGTGTAGAAGTCGACGTTCGGGTAGAGACGACGCTCCTTGAAGTAGTCGTCGCTCAGCGCGATCTCTTCGAGTTCGTTCGCGAGGGCCAGGAGCGGGTCCTCGACACCGAGCTCGCGGAGCACCTCGTCCGCGGACTCCTTCACGAGCTTCGCGCGCGGGTCGTAGTTCTTGTAGACGCGGTGTCCGAAGCCCATGAGCTTCACACCGTCCTCTTTGTTCTTGACCCGCTCGACGAAGCGCTGCACGCTCTCACCGGAGTCGCGGATGCGGCCCAGCATGTCGAGGACGGCTTCGTTCGCACCGCCGTGGAGCGGTCCGTACAGGGCGTTGATCCCGGCGGAGATCGAAGAGAACTGATTCGCTCCGGTCGATCCGACGAGGCGCACCGTCGAGGTCGACGCGTTCTGCTCGTGGTCGGCGTGCAGGATGAGCAGTCGCTCAAGGGCGCGGGACATGACCGGGTTGATCTCATACGGCTCGGCGTTGTTGCCGAAGTTCAGCTTGAGGAAGTTGTCGACGAAGCTCAACGAGTTGTCGGGGTAGAGGAAGGCGTGCCCGATGCTCTTCTTGTGCGCATACGCCGCGATGACGGGGAGCTTCGCGAGCATGCGAATGGTGTTGAGCTCGACGTGCTCGGGGTTGTGCGGGTCGCTCTGCCCCTCGTAGTAGGTCGAGAGCGCCGCAGTGGCCGCCGACAGCACCGACATGGGGTGCGCGGTGTGCGGGAGCGCGGAGAAGAAATGCTTGAGGTCCTCGTGCAGCAGCGTGTGGCGACGGATCTTCTCGTCCCACCCGGCGAGCTCGTCGGCCGTGGGAAGCTCACCGTAGAGCAGGAGCCAGGCGACCTCGAGGTACGTGCTGTGCTGCGCGAGCTGCTCGATCGGGTATCCGCGATAGCGCAGGATGCCCTGATCGCCGTCGATGTAGGTGATCGAAGACTTCGTCGACGCCGTGTTCACAAAGCCGTAGTCGAGCGACGTGTGGCCGGTCTGCTTCGTGAAAGACGAGAAGTCGACGCTCGGGATGCCTTCGGTGCCGGCGACGAGCGGAAGCTCTGCGGTCTTGTCACCGATGGTCACAGTGGCCATCTGGGGGGTGTCCGCGTTGGTCACGAAGCCTCCTTGCGGTCGTCGGGGCGGTTTTTACAGCCTAATGGGGTGTGAGCGCGTCTCCGAACGGCGCCAATGGATCGAGCGATCCGTGTGAGGAAACCTACGACGCGGCTGCCGTCAATCGTGCGGCGGCCTCCGCGATCCGATGGTCGGTCGCCGTCAGAGAGAAGCGAATGTGCTCGGGGAAATGGGCGCCGTAGAAGTGTCCGGGGCCAGCCAGGATGCCGAGCTCGGCGAGCCTGCCGAGCGACGCCCACGCGTCCTCCCCCGCCGTGGCCCAGAGATACAGACCGCCCTCGCTCCGATCGACCCGGAACCCCGCGGCCTCGACGGCCGGCTTGAGGACGGCACGACGGGCGCGGTAGAGCTCCTTCTGGTGATCCACGTGCGCATCGTCCCCGAGAGCCGCGATCATCGCGGCCTGCACCGGACCGGGGACCATGAGCCCCAGGTGCTTCCGCGCGGTGACGAGGCTCGCGACGATCGCAGGATCGCCGGCGAGGAAGGCGGCACGGTAACCGGCGAGGTTCGACTGCTTGCTCAGCGAGTAGACCGACAGCAGGCCCGACAGGTCGCCGTCGGTGACCCGCGGATCGAGGATGCTCGGGACCGCGGCATCCGCCCACGGACCTTCCCATCCCAGTTCGGCGTAGCACTCGTCCGAGGCCAGCACGGCACCGAGCTCCCGCGCCCGGGCTGCCGCGCGACGGAGCTCGTCGACGCCGAGGACACGGCCGTCGGGGTTCCCGGGCGTGTTCAGCCACACCAGACGCGTCGATTCCGGCCAGTCGTCCGGATCGTCCGAGGCGAGAGCGGTCGCACCGACGAGGCGCGCCCCCACCTCGTAGGAGGGGTACGCGGCGCGCGGGTGGACGACGGTGCCGCCCGCTCCGACGCCCAGAAGAAGCGGCAGCAGGGCCACGAGCTCCTTCGAGCCCACCGTCGGGATGACGTGCGCCGGAGTCAACCCCGGGACGCCTCGGCGGCGGGCGTACCAGCCGGCGATGGCC is a genomic window containing:
- the dapC gene encoding succinyldiaminopimelate transaminase, with the protein product MSVHDLADYPWDAVAPYAERARQHPDGIVDLSIGSPVDPTPAVVADALRSATDAHSYPQTVGTLALREAIAGWYARRRGVPGLTPAHVIPTVGSKELVALLPLLLGVGAGGTVVHPRAAYPSYEVGARLVGATALASDDPDDWPESTRLVWLNTPGNPDGRVLGVDELRRAAARARELGAVLASDECYAELGWEGPWADAAVPSILDPRVTDGDLSGLLSVYSLSKQSNLAGYRAAFLAGDPAIVASLVTARKHLGLMVPGPVQAAMIAALGDDAHVDHQKELYRARRAVLKPAVEAAGFRVDRSEGGLYLWATAGEDAWASLGRLAELGILAGPGHFYGAHFPEHIRFSLTATDHRIAEAAARLTAAAS
- a CDS encoding citrate synthase gives rise to the protein MATVTIGDKTAELPLVAGTEGIPSVDFSSFTKQTGHTSLDYGFVNTASTKSSITYIDGDQGILRYRGYPIEQLAQHSTYLEVAWLLLYGELPTADELAGWDEKIRRHTLLHEDLKHFFSALPHTAHPMSVLSAATAALSTYYEGQSDPHNPEHVELNTIRMLAKLPVIAAYAHKKSIGHAFLYPDNSLSFVDNFLKLNFGNNAEPYEINPVMSRALERLLILHADHEQNASTSTVRLVGSTGANQFSSISAGINALYGPLHGGANEAVLDMLGRIRDSGESVQRFVERVKNKEDGVKLMGFGHRVYKNYDPRAKLVKESADEVLRELGVEDPLLALANELEEIALSDDYFKERRLYPNVDFYTGVIYKAMGFPTRMFTPLFAIGRLPGWLAHWREMQNDPQTKIGRPQQLYTGAAEREYPISR
- a CDS encoding SHOCT domain-containing protein; this encodes MMVHGGVVDAVRSAPVLPVPDEGDSGFFDPGMPGPDMGAAGDAFGAVFGLVVVVIIGVAVFGIVVAVRKHRILKDAGVDPFTVDAAIAAKVLRSNALSPAAPTPEPRPAPTIEMRLAELDDLRSRGVITEEEHRDARAAVLRG